The genomic interval gctcctttgttaaaatataaattttctcacaatttaatgttcgaaacatttgggatattgtaagaactcaactttacaaaatatataacactgtttttttgttgttgatattttactgcaaaatctTACattgtgcacctttaataaacatGGAACTTTTTTCAGAAACATTAAATATCTTATGGACCACAAATACATTTCACTCTaaagataacattttaaagaatactgtattttaaatatCCCTACAGGTCTCTTAtggtcttcttcttcttttggcttttcccttcaggggtcgccacagtgaaatcatctgcctccatctaatcctatcctctgtatcttcttctctcagaccgactaccttcatgtcctccttcactacgtCCATAatcctcctctttggtcttcctcttgacctcctgcctggcagctctaacctcagcatccttttaccgatatattcactctccctcctctgaacatgtccaaaccatcttaacttggcctctctaactttgtctccaaaacatctcacatgtgctatccctctgatgtactcattcctgatcctatccatcctcgtcactcctaCAGCTCTCTTATGGTATTCTTTAGTTTTCCTTGGACTTTTTGTACTTGTAGCTTTATACTTCTTATTTACAGGTTGTAAAATAAGACTATACATTTATGGAGATTAACACTGTCCTCAAACCATCACATGGGAATTTCATGTCCCCAGGTCACTGTGTTCTGCCTTGAGATCTGAATGCGTGACAGCGTCAGTCAGTACAACTCAGTTGCTCTCATTTGCCTCCTGTATTTGCCAAGTGAGGCTTCATTCACGCTCATTTTCTTTTCACACATTAGCAGCATACGTTGGCCAAGTGATTTCATCATCGGCGCTCGTTCCACTGATCCCTCCACTGGGCACTGTATGTGACTTATTGGGTTACATGCGATGGCCTGGCCCACCTTTGCCTTCGGCATTAGCCTGACACGCACATGTAGATAAGGGGTGAAAAGGGGTGAATACACGCAAATTCCTTCTCACAAAAAGGAAACACTTTACCAACAAAAAAGGCCTTGAATGGAGCTGCAATTACTGAAATGTAGATATTTgatacttttttgtttgtttgttttaaatgaaatgTACATTTTCCAGTATTTATATGTTGAGAAATGGTTAATAGGGTATATAACATGCATAAACAAGTGTAATTTAAAACAGCCATATCTCCAGGACTATATGGAAGTTTAGACGTCTTCTTCCACAGGCTGACCTGACTTCAATTTTAAAATCACCTGTGAAGTACACATACTGTTAATGAGACATACATATGTGCTTACACAGTAAAAAGGTACGATTTTTGGTAAATAATGTACATACCTCTTTCAGCTGAGCAATTTCCTTGCTGTCTATGTTCCTTTGAGCGTTGTTGGTGATGGCTTTCACTCGAGTTGCATATCTGGAAgattttaaatattgtattaCTGTATATTCCTTTAATAACAGCCTTTATGCAGCTAAACTATATCAAATTGTATGCTTAGCTTActcaatatttcaaattaagAACAGAAAACTTAGTGTGGTACAAAATCTAAAGTTACAAACTTATTCTTGAAGTTTATTAACATATGTAATGGATTTCCTTTTTAGTTCTGCTAACTATTTAAGGTTTACAGTGATATGAAGTGAGGtccaaacattttttatttaaacctaaggGTGAGAATTTTTGATGTAAAACATCTTAATTATGAAGCAAATTTAATTTCAGCTATAAAGCAGCTCCACAGAAGTGTCATCATTCAGGTCAATCAATTAAGGTCAATGTTGTTTCagttcatttacattattaatgttgaaaatttTATTCATTATGAAATGTTTCATTCATTCTGTAAGCAGCTCTGCAAAAGGCAACGTTTTAGCTCAATCAGCTCAAATCATTAGCTCAAATCAGTTAAATTCTGTTCTGTAACAGTGTCAATGTTTCAAAGTTAGAGTCATTGTCCAgttcaattcagttcaaattTGGTTGTTATCAGTGTAAGTGCAGTTAATGATTCCATTATCCAAAGGTGACAGTGGTAAGGATGAGCCTGGTACTGCTATTCATTTTGGTGATTGAACATGTAAGGTACAGGCAAGGTATTTGGTTCTCACATGAGCGAGGTGAGAGTCTCATCCAGGTTGCAGTCAGAGGGAGCGATGTTGAGGAACATGAGGGTCTTGGCATTGCCCCCCAGTGAGTCCTGCATGAGCTGGGTCAGTTTGTTGTTACGGTAGGGCACGTGAGGCTGCTCCATTGACAAAGCTGAAATTACATCTCCCAGAGCACTCAGAGATTTGTTAATAGCGTTTGCCTCCTgggaagaaacacacacaatgtgggACAAAGATTGTCATGACTGgtataaataaaatgataaaagaCTATAGGATAATAAGATTATATTGACTAcaattgggggaaaaaatacactttaataagtaaatattttgacattttaagtcACACTTAAAATATCTTTGCCttaaacaaatttaaaatatatataaaaagttattAAAGTAGTATTTGTAAGAAAAAcagttgaaaaaaaattaaatgataaaaaatatattgttatagAAAAGGCAAAAACAGTATTTGGAAACTTTGGGGTTGTCAAACTTTGTGTTTTTTAAGTGATGCTAGTGTATTCTCTAATAATTCACTTTATATACTGTACAGTAATATTATTGATTTGAATGCACTGACACTGTTGGATGAGAACAAAACTTGGACTTGAaccagatgatgatgatgaccaATGTTTTCAGCAGACATGCTTTATAACTGATTTAACTTTGTTTCATAATGGATGAATTTTGCAACTGAATTGAATCAACATGATCTAACTCAAAGTGAAAAACTACACTATTGCCTTCTGTAGAGCTGCTTATAGCTAAATCAAACTATAAATTATTAACATTACAGTTATTGAATCAAGCTAAATCgacactgaactgacttcatCTGAATGACACTATTGTCTATTTTCGAGCTGCTTTACAGCATAATTGAATTATGTTTTTGATTCTGTTATTGTCctgtttatcactgtaaagttgctttgaaacattaaaaataaaagtgactTGACATATTCAGTGAAACAGCAACAAAAAAAGCCATCATGTATTTTTCAATTTTGGTTTAGGTACTTCCATATTAAATGTGACACGTTGTAATAATGACTGTCCAACATCTCAGGTGCACATAAAAGCCAACATGAAGTGTCCAAATACTTTCTGGGGCTACTGTAAATCAGCTTTTAAAAAACCTTCAGCTGGTCATCTTTGGCCCCGGTTTTTGCTGCTCGTTCACTTCCTGCCAGGTCCACCAGACTGAGCTTCCCAAAACTTACACTTCCATTGGTGAGATTTCGACTCTCAATCATGATGCCAATAATCAGGTGAGAGCGGGAACTCTCTACGTTCATCTCTACAAGATGGTGTAATAAAAATGGAAACATGTTTCAAAATGAATTTGACACCAAATGTTGCTTATGTAAACGATAGGTGATAGATGACTGCATGCAAAGATGTAGAGAgaaaatttatttgtatttgttcAAGAATGCTATAAGCGTTCAAGAATACATAAATAATGTTAATGCTCTTTATAACCCTAAATCACTCATTTAGGCCGGTTCTCAGACCCATCACGCCGTTAAACTCTAGGACCTCCTCCCTTGTTATGAAGTTTGGCCTCAGTGCCAGGTCATTATGTTCTTACCGTGCATTCATACTGAGTGTAACTAAAGCAATTAATCCAAACCATTTAACCAGAGTCTTCATTAAGAACATACTTGTGGCCGCAATGTGGCGATTTGCACAGCCCTGCTCAAATAATGCAAAGAGTTCGCCGGCACTGGCTGCCTCTTTTGTCTCTGCTCCCTGGGCAAACACAAGCCCCTTTCTGTCCCTCTTAATTTCGATTCGCTTGTTGAAAGCTTCAGCGGGGCTCACAAAGAGATCCTGTAGGCGGTCGTTGTACAGCTCCAGCATGTAGGCTGAAACCTGAGGACGGCCAAATGAAAGGAGTTCTTTTGGGACTGTTTCAATTCAGCTCAAGAAACACGTACTATACCTGAACATACCTTAAACTCAAATTTAGACTCATTATCCTGAATGATCTCAAAGATCTTGGTGAATGTTCTGGGAATGATTCCTGGGTTCCTCCGATCTCTGTCTCCAACCATTGTGAAGGTTTTCCCTGAACCCGTATGGCCATAAGCAAAAATGCATACGTTAAATCCATCAATTGCACACTGGATTAACCTAGAAAAAATTATGCATCTTAGCATCTTCATCTTAAGAAAAGCTGCCCAAATGTCATTTCTTATTGCTCAAAggagtttcacaaaaaaaaaaaaaaaatcatcatttactcactctcatgccATTTCAAACCATATGAGTTTCTTCCGTGGAGCACTGATGGAGAAATTTTAAATGATGTTGTATAATGAATTATTAGCTTCAGCACCCAGGATATTCCTCACAAattcatcttttgtgttccacagaagaaagaaaggtTGCGGGCGATGTAAGGTTGAGTAAACAAagacaggattttcattttttgggtgagctatttctttaatttaacacatttttttttcagcaaaatgtataaaaagtaaGTCTCGGTATAATATTTACCCACTGGACTCCATGAAGACCTCCTCTTGCGTACACTCTGTGTTGAAGATCTTGTCAAACTGAAACTCGCGAGGTCCTCGAGGGGTCTCCAGGATCACAGAGTAGTCATCAAGACAAGCAACAATGGCCTGACCTCTTCTTGCCTGCTCTGCAAGAGTCAGTGGCCTTATTCGACAGAATACTCTGATCTTACCTGTACAGGGCCAGACATAAAGTTAGAGACAACCTTTTAAGGCATAAAAATGAACTTATTTGATTAGTGACCAAGTAAACTTGAATTCATTTTACATCATGACTTTTCTATTACATTTCTAGTTGTAGATTTTCATAACTTATTGTATATTTTACCTTTGAAAAGTTTGCagtactgcatttattcaacaattaTGCATTAAGTTGTTTAAAGACCTGAcagtaaagattttttttactgtaattttgctCAAAAAACTGCAGCCTTGGTTGAGCATgagaatatttaaaatattatgtatTTAAGCCTGGCAAATcattaaaagcctttcatggaCAAAAATGCTGGTAGcgtcttctttttttaaaatctgtaaTACTATTGGATTTGAATACAACTGACAAATTGGAAACAAGAATGTCTGGGAAACCAGTCAAGGGTCTTGGAGATATTTGGCCCAAAGTCTCAGATAAAAACTGAATACCCAAAAAGGGCTATTCCAGTCCCTGTTGGCCACAGGTCCTATATAAACTAATTTCTGTCTTAAGTCAAACTGTAAACCTTTCAGCATATCCTGATTTTGCAGAGTTCCTGGCTCAATATTTATATTTGGCTCAATATATCATTCCTGTCGTAAATTTTATCCTAATCAtatccctacccctaaaccctCCAATCCCTAAAAACAGAGGATGAATAACAGAAGCACCTAACCCTGGTTTTAAGCCTTAACTTgacattaatattaaaattatccctcaaatctgattggctgattggaATGTTAAACTTGGTTGCCTTTCATGTCCTCCACCATGTTGTAGTACTTCTTCCTCAAGGTTCTTTCAGCTGAGTAGTTTTCAACAATCTTCTTGTTTTCATCTTTGATTTGCTTTAACTAGAAAAGAGAGATACGAAATATAAGTGGCAAATGATCATAAAtggcaaaacaaaaaactaactCAATGCAATTCAGTCACTATGATGTTTTAGAGAGTATAATATTAGTTTAGATTATACATTGAAAGATATATTTTTCTTGGCTGTGCTCACCTCAGCTTGAAGTAATAACAACTGCTGCCCCACACTTTTAGCAGTTTCAGAGTTTAAGAATCCATTGTTTTGGAAATCCTCCTCAAATTTCTAAAATGAGAAGGAAAATGTCTGTATGAAGTGAGGATGGTACAGAAtaaattgtttgtgtgtgtgtgtgtgtgtgtgtgtgtgtgtgtgtgtgtgtgtgtgtgtgtgtgtgtgtgtgtgtgtgtgtgtgtgtgtgtgtgagagagatagtTTGTGCTTTACTCTGACTCTTTCATCCAGCTCTGCCTCCCATGCCTCATTCATGTCAGTCTCTAGAATAGCACAGAATGAACTTATATAGACATACATCCAAAAAGAGACAATCATTTACACAGTTACCAATTTACCATATTTACCAATGACATTGGGTTTAGCCCCTGCTCTGATGCACTCCAAAGCCACCTGTATAACCTGTCGATGGAGTAAACTGGCCTGTGATTCGTCAGCCACCTGTGGCTCTGCCCTGAGTTAACATGCGTTATTCAGTTAGCTAATGCTTATTTACTGAGTTTGATAGTTTTAAGCTATATTCTGACTCTTAATAAACCATGCCATTATCCTACATTTTCTTCTGTGCATCCTCTCGTTCCTCATGACTCTTCTGGCTGGACTCTTCCAGTGTTTGGCTAAGACTTTCTTTAATCTCGGCCAGAATTTTTTGGTTGTCTTCCGCCATTTGGTCAAACTGCTGTTTAGCCTCTGCCAATTCAGCATAAACATGATGAGCCTGGAATACACAATGCAGGAAAGCTGTTTTGAATGATCAATTTAAAGGCACATAGTAGCATTTTGTTAGCAGTTTTagtccacacacactctttttTATAAACTGAAaactatataataataaaacaaaatgaccTGTTGTATAACAGCACTGAGGAGGCGAGAATATTCGGACTGTTTTACAGGATCTGTCACACGCTCTTGTTCTTCCATGAGCATTGagatctctctctccctcttcaGCAGATTATCCTTTAACATTTCCAGATGTGCTTGTGCTCCATCTAGTGGTGCATCAGAGTCCCTACTGTCCTGATAGCAAAGGTGTGTATAGCACAATTAAAGCACGTTTTCTCACAGAAATCACACATGCCAAGTTACCTCATCACCACATGAATGATAAATACCACTACACGTCTTGCTTTCTAACTCTAAGTCTTTTAGAATGAAGATGGTCTTAAAAGCTGGAAGAGCcatttttattgattttctACCCTTTCTTCAGATGTGTTCAGATGTGATTGATTCTTCTCCTGAAAGTCCTCAAGCATCTCCTGGACCTTCCCAATCTCTGCCCTGGTCAAATGCAGCTCCTGCAGGGCTGTTAAAGAAACAGAGactaattttaaaatgtcacatCCTAATAGGCTATGTCTTTTTAacattgtaaaatgttaaaaaattaaaaactctTACTTGATGCCTGGTGGCTGTGAAGGAGGTCCAGTCGGGAGGAGAACAATTCCATCATCTTGTTCTGTAAAAGTTTATTCTATTAAATAGCCAATCTCCAATAGTTATATTACCATAACTTGCCAAAATGTTATACCTTTTCTCTGTCCCAAGAAGCCAAATCTTTTTGTTTTCTCTCCTGAAGCAATTTATGTTGTCCCTGAAGTCTTTCATTCAAATCCTCCAGAGTCTAATCCAAGGAAATGGAAATATTACACAGTTAAAATAGAATGATGAAGACTTTTAAgagaataaacaaataatactATATGCAGGTCACTATTATGTGAATTACATGTTCTGTGATCAAACCAACGAAAGTTTGGGAAAATCGAGGAAGTACAAGAAATAGTATGATGCTTGTGAATGTGACTCACCCTGACCTTCTCTTCCCAGTATGTGTTTTTTCTGGCCACTTTTTCCTGGTAAATATCTAGGATTCTTTTCAGGGTGTTAAGCTTATTTTGGTAATACCTCTTTATTTTAAGAGCTGTTTTTTCCTACAAACATAATACATATACTTAAGCATCCATAAAATCATTGCATACTTGTTGTTTgtctgaatgaatgaatgatcaGTAATCAAGCTCATCACCTGATTCTCTCGTGATGCAATGAGAAAGTTCTCCTCCAGTTCTTGAATCATCTCCTGATGTCTGCTCTTCATTGCCATCATATCATCTGTCATCTGTTGGTATAGGTAACAGTCATTTACGATAAAAAATGGTATAGGTATAGGTAACAGTCATTTACGATAAAAATGGTATAGGTATAGGTAACAGTCATTTGGCGTTAAAAAAGATTCTACATAATGGTTGCCCCAgaactgttaaaaaaaactttaaaatagttCACCATTAAAGCTCACTGCAAACCCTaacgctcaaaataattaattggttggagtagagccaactcaaattaaacaaattaatagtaactttctttttcttttgagttcacaaaactgacaaatcttaagtaatctgaattgtttaattgttttaagatttatgtatttggATGGATTTCTATTtgccagcatgctttgccatgacacccAAAGAGAGTAAATGCTAAATTTAAAGTGATAAATAAAGAATAATGTTAAATTGGAGATTAagcagtttttaatgttttgataTATTCTAGAATagtttctgttatgtttttgtAAGGGGTGGAGGGGTACCACGAGTGGACCATGAGATTAGTTTGAAGCTGAACAGATATAAAGCATATAAAATGTTCTATATTGTTGTACTCATTTAGCAAGTGCTATGTTATGCTAATGTTGTCAAAGCAATTAGCAAGTATTTATTAAATTAGCTGGTAAAGCTAGTTTGCATACAGTCTAAACCACTTTACAGACAATGCAATTTCCCTCCATGTGGCTCTTACCTACTTAAAATTACACTTATGTAAGAATGCTGTTCATCGACTTATCAGCAGcttataaatacattaaaatagctGGACCTTGGAAAATTGGCATCCCTCTGTTATTGGATACTGGACTTTTTAACTGGAAGACCTCAGTCAGTCTGTGTCAGCAACAACACCTCGAGCACCACCACACTGAGCACAGGTTCCCCATGAGGCTGTGTGCTCAGCCCACTGCTCTTCAAACTGCTGACTCACGACTGCACTGCCAAGTTCAGCTCCAACCACATCATCAAGTTCGCTGATGACAAAACAGTGTGGCTCATCAGCAACAATGATGAAACGCACTACAGAGAGGAAGTGGCACAGCTGGCGGTATGGTGTGGCACTAATAACCTGTCCCTCAATGTGGGAAAGACAAAAGAGGTTGTGATGGACTTCAGGAGAAACTCCGTTAATCACCCCCCACTGACCATCGACAGCTCTAAAGTGGAGGGAGTCAGCAGCACTTGGAGGTGCACATCGCACAGGATCTCACCTGGACCACCAACATCACGTCACTCTCCAAGAAGCCACAACAGGGCCTACACTTTCTCCGCCGGCTGAAAAGAGCATATCTCCTTCCACCCATCCTCACCATCTTCTGTAGGGGAACTATTGAGAGCCTgctgagcagctgcatcacTGTATGGGAACTTTAGTGCAGCAGACCGCAAGACCCTCCAGTGGACTGTGAACACGGCTGCAAAGATCATCTGTGCCCCTCTCCCCTCTATCCTGGACATTTTCAATACAATGATGCTCCAGCAAAGCCACCATTGTGAAGGATCCCACCCGTGCCTCCCACTGTCTCTTCTAGCTCCTACCATCAGGAAGACGACACAGGAGCATCAAAGCTCGCTCCGCCCTCCCTGAACTCAAATCACCCTGCCCCCTTCTGTAAACACCAAAAACCCTACGTCCTGAAACATGTCATGTCCCCCTAAACACTCCCCAACCATATCACACGAAAAACAAAACCAGTTTGTACAATTCTGAGAGTGCTACACACACAAGTGAGTGAGCCTGTGTTGTGTATAAACAacctggttcactatctttgtggggactctccatagacgtaatggtttttataccgtacaaaccatattttctatccccctacactgcccctgtccctaaacctaccatcacagaaaacaatctgcatttttactttactccaaaaaactcatcctgtatgatttataagccttttgaaaatggggaccgctggcttgttctcacaatgtaggtgatctcaggttttactatccttatggggacatttggtccctacaatgtaatataaacaagggaacacacacacacacacacacacacacacacacacacacacacacacacacacacacacacacacacacacacacacacacacacacacacacacacacacacacacacacacacacacacacacacacacacacacacacacaaacacagtactctctctctctctctctctctctc from Pseudorasbora parva isolate DD20220531a chromosome 3, ASM2467924v1, whole genome shotgun sequence carries:
- the LOC137071646 gene encoding uncharacterized protein — translated: MTDDMMAMKSRHQEMIQELEENFLIASRENQEKTALKIKRYYQNKLNTLKRILDIYQEKVARKNTYWEEKVRTLEDLNERLQGQHKLLQERKQKDLASWDREKNKMMELFSSRLDLLHSHQASTLQELHLTRAEIGKVQEMLEDFQEKNQSHLNTSEERDSRDSDAPLDGAQAHLEMLKDNLLKREREISMLMEEQERVTDPVKQSEYSRLLSAVIQQAHHVYAELAEAKQQFDQMAEDNQKILAEIKESLSQTLEESSQKSHEEREDAQKKMAEPQVADESQASLLHRQVIQVALECIRAGAKPNVIETDMNEAWEAELDERVRKFEEDFQNNGFLNSETAKSVGQQLLLLQAELKQIKDENKKIVENYSAERTLRKKYYNMVEDMKGKIRVFCRIRPLTLAEQARRGQAIVACLDDYSVILETPRGPREFQFDKIFNTECTQEEVFMESSGLIQCAIDGFNVCIFAYGHTGSGKTFTMVGDRDRRNPGIIPRTFTKIFEIIQDNESKFEFKVSAYMLELYNDRLQDLFVSPAEAFNKRIEIKRDRKGLVFAQGAETKEAASAGELFALFEQGCANRHIAATKMNVESSRSHLIIGIMIESRNLTNGSVSFGKLSLVDLAGSERAAKTGAKDDQLKEANAINKSLSALGDVISALSMEQPHVPYRNNKLTQLMQDSLGGNAKTLMFLNIAPSDCNLDETLTSLIYATRVKAITNNAQRNIDSKEIAQLKEVILKLKSGQPVEEDV